TCGTTGACTTCATCAAATCAATACTCAAAGTTTTTCTGCTGTCGTGTATTATTTGGACAACACTTCAAGGGAATATCAGTACGTTATTAAATATTCCTCACTGTGGCTTAAGTTGTGTACCTTTGGTCTCTGGGCTACTCATCAAACAGCTGATCATCATGTCTTCCGTTGGCTTTGTCATTATTGCTGTTGCAGACTTTGCTTATCAGAAATATGACCACACCAAGAAACTCAAAATGAGTAAAGATGAAGTAAAAAGAGAATATAAAGAGATGGAAGGTAACCCTGAAATCAAAAGTAAACGACGTCAATTACATCAAGAACTTCAAAGTTCTAACCAACGTGAAAACGTCAAACGCTCAAGTGTATTAGTGACCAACCCTACTCATATTGCGGTTGGTTTATATTACAAAAGAGGCGAAACACCATTACCAATGATCACATTAATGGAAACGGATGCTGTTGCCAAACGCATGATTGCAATAGCGCGTGAAGAAGGTATCCCTGTGATGCAAAAGATCCCTCTTGCAAGAGCTTTGTTCGCCGATGGACAAATTGATCAGTACATACCCGGCGAGTTAATTGAAGCGACAGCAGAAATCCTACGCTGGGTGGAATCTTTAGAGCAAGAAACGACTCTTTGAGCATCATCGATGTTTAATAGGTTGTCAGGTTAACGGCTATCTAGATTGATTGATAGCCACCGAAGCTTTTTATGCCCAAGCATCTTGAGGTCACTTGGGTATAAGCTTGAACTAATATCAATTGGTTTTATCGAGTGCAGGCTCAGGTAAAACCGGAGCAGAATTATCCATATAGGTTAAAAACGATGTCCAGATATCATGCGTTCTTTGTTGGGTCAGTTTTGTTTTGCAAGATAATGCCATCACACCGCGAATGGTCCCACCCTGCCATTGTTTATAAACTGCACCACAGTGAGCCAGCATGTAATCCTGCCAAGCGGTTTGAGCCTCTTGGATCGCACTGACCAATTCTGGTTCATTAACGTTAAGATCATAGGTAACCTTTAAATACTGATTAAGCTGCACTTGTGCAAAAGCCAGATCTTGTTCTGCACACTGGTTTATCTCAAGCGTTGTCGATGGTTCCCTACAATCTATTGTGTTTTCCCCTTCATTGGCAAAACTAAGCAATGGAAAAATTAACAACCCAAAGCTGGCTAAATGTATATAACTGACTTTAAATATATACCGAAAAGTATTCATGACTTCCTCTGAAAGCAATTGACCTTGAACAAGGATAGACCTTACCTGAACCAAGGTAAGTTTAATTTTCCGTGATTATGCCCGTGATTTTTGTACTTGCCCCATGATGAACTTGATGATCAGTGGAAATAGGCCAAGTAGAGCTAATGAAATCAAGATAGATGGTGAAATCAACCCAGAAAGCGACGTGATTTCTGATAATTGTGTCCCCGCATTTAAGTAAACCATGGTTCCAGGCAACATGCCTAACTGACTAAATAAATAGAAACGAGCAACGGTTATACTGGTCAAGCCCATCAGGAGATTGATCAGGAAAAAAGGAAAAACCGGAATCAATCGTAACGTTAAAAGATAGAAGGCCCCATCTTTTGCTACTCCCTCATTTATCACATGTAACTTATCATCAAATTTACTTTCAACCCATTCCTTTAAAAGATAACGACTACTCAAAAAAGCAAGGGTGGCACCAATCGAACTGGCAAATGAGACCAAGACGACACTCCACCAAAAACCAAACAAAGCGGCTCCTAGTAAAGTCACTACAGCTGCACCAGGGATAGATAACGCTGTAAGCAAAATATAAAATAAAAAGTAAAAGCCACTATATAATGTAAAGTTTGCTTGAATATCACTTTGCACATCTTGATGAAATTGTTTGACTTGCTCTAGAGTCAAAAGATGGCCAAATTGCAAATATACGGCAATAAACAATATGATAAGTACTCCTAATAACATAGCCTTTTTAGTCATTACTTACTTCCTTTTGTTTATTGCTATCAATACGTTGAGACAGATTATCATAACCCCCGACATATTGACCATCCAACCAAATTTGGGGAACCGTTACAGGCGTTTTCTCTCCAATAATTGCTTTAGCTGATGGTATCATTCGGTACAACGCCGCACTTTCTTTGACTACGTCATAATACGTGTATTCTACTCCCGACGCCTCAAGTAGAGCCTTGGCTTTGACACAATAGGGACAAGTCTCCTTGCCAAAAACAACATTGCCTTTGATCTCTTCTCGTTGCACGACCTGATGAATCACTGATTGAACTAATACACCACGATTGAGCGCTTCCCCTTGGCTAATTACCTTATTTTCCACAACAACAATAGGAGCATGCCAAGCACCAAGCTTAAGGGGTTCCCACCAACAAGAAAGCCAATCTTTCACTTCCAGTTCAATCGGTATACCTGCTAACTCTGTTCTGAAAGTATCCTCTAAGATGTCTTTAGTTAACGTACATTCCCCACAAGGGATGTTAACGTTAAATGGTCCCCAACTGCCTGCCCAACGATACAGAGTAATTTTGATTGGCTTCATCAGTAATCCCCTCTTGAAGTATTGTTTACTTGGTATACCCAAGTGACCTCAAGATGCTTGATTCAGAGCGAGGTCACTGAGTCGAATTCAAGGAAGACAACGAAGCGGAATAGCAGGCTCTTTCTCATTTTTGTAAGAAGAACGGTTGTCTGACGCAAGAAGTCGGCTCAGTGACACGCTCCCAAAGGGCGAGTGACCTTAACTCTCAGACTTTGTTAACGATTCTCAATGTAGAACGACTATATCTTCGAATCGTTGCCGCGCCTGAGAGCTAAGGTCATCTCGCTGAACGCAGCATCTTGAGGTTACTTGGGTATAGACTATCCTTTAATACAACAATATATGTCAATATATATAAATATACTAACTTGCTATTAGTAATAACTTTAACTTTTACCATAATTAAAGCATTAAATAGAATAATGAATAAAATAAGATCTATAGATTTTTCAATGCATTATGTATAAAGTTTTGTGTCATTTAAAAAATAGAAGTTAATATCGAACAAGATAGATTAATCCATAATTTTAGAAATACCATAAAAAATTATTTTTAAGCTCATGATTTTCATCACACAATAAACGGTAAATATCTGATTAAATACAATACCCACAACAAAAAAAAGAACAACAATGCTAAATAAAAAAATACTATTCGCTTTATCTTTTCTAAGTACATCAATAACAGCAAACACAGCAGAAAACATTCAAATTAATACGCTCAAAAATAGTACTCTGACTGTTTGTACCACTGGAGACTATCCACCACTAACATCATACAATATTGACACTAGACAATATGAGGGATTTGCACCTGTAGTCGTCAAGAACTTTGCTAAGCATATGAATTTAAAATTAGAATTTCAAAAAACAACATGGCAACAATTATCCTCAGATTTAATGGCCAAAAAATGTGACATGGCAATTGGCGGTATTACCTATACAGAAGGAAGAAATGACCTCTTCTATCTAACCGAGCCAATTATAAAAAGTCAAAAGGCCGTACTTTTCACAAAAGAAAATGCTCACTTATTTAAAAGGTTTTCAGATATAGATAAGAGAGAAAACGTTATTATTGAAAATAAAGGTGGAACAAACGAAATATATGTCAATAAAATAATTAAAAATGCTGATATAAAAATCATAGAAAGTAATATTGCTGTTTTTGATTGTTTTGAGAAATACCAAGAAAAGCCCTATGCCATGATCACTGACTCTGTAGAGGTTGAATATCGGAGTAATAGCTCTGATTCTGTCTTCAGTAATGAAGGGCTTAATATGGAGTTGAACCACAACCCTGAGCGCTACAAAGTCTACATGGCTAACCAAACAACCAAAGGTAAAGCGATAATATTAGCTATGAATGACTTCATTAGAACCCATAGAAAAGAGGTTGATCATTGGTTCCAAGAGTCATTAAGTGGTACCTATCATGAAGATGAGGCCGTTTGTCCATTTTAGGGTATATACACTAGACAAAATTGGGTTAACGGGCAGTTAACCCAAATCGACATTAGTTAAAAGGCGAAAACTCAATAATTAAGAAGTATTTGAACACTTCGTTCAAGTTTGCTTTTAGGGCTTTCTTCGCTCTCCAGATCCAATGGACGTTTATTGCTTACTGAATCCTTCTCTAAGCGAGATGGCGATATGCCATTATCAATCAGGTACTCATAGACTACGTTTGTGCGTTTATTTGCAATAATCTCATTGATATTATATCCCCCTTGCTTATCTGTTCTACCAATAATCTTTGCTTTCATTTCAGGATCTTGCTTCATGAAGGCAAGTAAATCAGCAAGTACATATCGATCAAATGAGTCAAGAGTGCTCTCTCCGGTATCAAACGATACTAGATATTGACTTCTTGAGAGAGTTGAGTTGTGATCTACAACTTGAACTCCGCTTATCTGCTGATTTGATTTCACCACGATAGAAGAGCCTTTACCAAAATGGTAAGTTAAGCCCCAATACCATTGATTAATATCTACCGAAGTATTCGCATTAGCGAGATCTTGATAATAGTCATAGCCAACATGGGTAGAAATCGAATTCGTTAAAGAATACTCTAAGCCCACTCCTATCAATCCTGATACATTCTGCTTTTCTCTCTGAATATTCATGTAGCTCATGCCTGTTTTTCCATAAATAGAGAGTCCTTCTATAAGTGGGTACTGCCCTCTCATACCAAATGACAGAATGTTTAACCGTCCATTATCAGTAATGTCAGCAATATGATCATAGCTACCAAAGAATCCTATATTTTTTCCTAAGTCTACCCCAGAAGAAACTTTAATCGAAGGCGATGAGTTACGATCCATTAAACCTAAAGAATCCTTAGTACCCATACCAACAGAACCAGCGATCCATATGGAGCTTTGATTATTTTCCGCTGAAAAAACACTGGAAGCAAAAGTAGAACCTAATAGAATAGGTAATAAATAATATGTTCTATTAAATTTTGAAGTTTTCATATCTACCTTTAATTATAAGAAACATCGACAGCTAATGAACTAGTGAAATTACCATACTGTATGGTGTTCAAATCATAATTTCTTAACGTTTTTAGTTGTGCAATCAAACTCGCATCTAATTCAGTCACACCATTACCGAAGTAAAACGTTCTATCATTCGCCCCTGACAAGACATATTGACCGTCTTTTTTCCATTTCAGATCTATGGCAAGACCGTTTAAATTTGTACTCAGTAACGTATTGTCTTTAATACTGTACCCATTTGAAGGAGCAAACTTGAATGTAACAGAGCGAGGTGTGCCCGATAAACATTCAACTGAAATAGGAACTTCAACTTTGTCAGTTTGAGAGCGTATAACCTGCTCTCCGGTATAGTCTCCTAAGGTGACCTTTTCTTCAAAGTGAGTAGAAGAACCATTAATATCACAAGATGGCACAACAACTCGGCCTTTTACTATAACTGTCGTGGTGACTATTTTCGCTAACAAATTAAAAGGCACAATAATTGAAAATAACAATATAATATATTTATTCATCTGATTACCAAGTTAAGAATAAGTGAGTGTAAACTTAAACTTAGTTGAAAATTCACCCATTTCTGCACTAGGGCCTGCATTTACTCTTATTTTCAATTTATTCAGTTCACTTGGATCAATATAGTCTTCATTCTTCATAAGAATATTATTATTTGAATCTAATATCTGTAGTGACACATCATTTAGCTTATTCGTTGTACTATCAGTAATTTCATTAAAGCGCCAGCTTGAACCACCCATTTGGCTATCAGTACAACTTAGTGATATATTCAGTCTTTCAACCTTATCCTCATTAGGAGTAATAGAGCCGATATCCAAGTCATTACTACTTAATGTACAAGTGTTATTTCGGACCTCAACAGTGATATCTTCCCTTTCTTTAAATTTCCATTTAGAACCATCAATAGCTGCTATGCTCGTATAGATAGTGTGCCTTCCCGGAGTGGCACTTGAACTCGCTCTTATTCGAATGGTTCTAATTTGTGCAGACTGCTGATAGGTAACACGGTCAGTACCAGTAAAATGTTTATGAAACAAGAAAACGCCATTGTCAGTAGCTGAATTTTCACTAAATTTACATTGCGCCTTATATTCCTGTCCTTGGGGTTCGGTTACACATTCAGATACTTGTTCATCGCTTACGCTCATAAAAGACTGCTGTCCACGATATCTAACATTGGCACTCGCACTGTTAATCGTAGCTGTCACACCATTTTGGGAATATTTTACAGGTAATGTACAGAACACACCTGACGACATCCATCTGCTGAAACCAAAGCATATTCCAGCATTGGGGCTGGTTGTTGCTGAGCCTTGTAAACTAACACGTACAGAAGCGATATACTCATCACCGGGGCTTAAACCAATCGTTTTAGATAATGCTTGTATTGGATATGAGATATAAATAAACAAGCAAACACCAACTAAGTTATAGGCTTTCATTTATTTTTACCTCATATTTATTAATGGCACCATAATCGTTAATGGCCTCTAGGACTAATTTAGAAAAGTTGGAGGCATTTATCTCATCCAATACCACTTTACTATTAGGTGCTAACATACTCATTTTCTTTTTTGAGCTTTCTCCTAATTTAATCTTCTTATCACCGACTATGGTACCTATGATTGAAAAGTAGTAAGGAGTTGGATTATTTAGTACAAGAGCGCCTTTTTCTCTAGTTAACGTTATTTCTTCTTCTGCATTTTCTCGAGAGTCAATAAGACTTTCTGGCCTGTAAATTAACTTTATTCTTGTATTTACAGCTATAACCAACGCATTTTTTTTATTTTTATTAACTGGCGGTATTTCCTGAACATTTAGCCAGAAAATAGACTCTCTATCTTTAGGCAGTTTATCGGTTATCTTCTTTATCCTAACGACTTGACTCTCTCCACCGTCCACTTTAAGAAACGATGGCATTGGTAGAAAGTATACATCATTATCTTTCTCATCGATATTATCTATCCAGACTTGTCCACCATAGGTATCACTGGCTTTATTTTTAATAACAAAAGTTACAGTTCCATCTTCATTTCCATCGTTAAAGATAACTCGAGTTCCATTGAGTACAAAGGCTGCCATTGATATTGGAGAAAAAACACAGATATAAAAAAGTATCAGTTTTATTAATTTTTTCATTTTAATATACCATCTTATTTACAATATACATCCGAAATTTTATCGGTGTTAGGTTTAATATTTTCAAGTGTGATTTTACAACTCTCGCCACTTTGATTTATGAAGATATTTTTTGAGTTTGAATACAAAGTAGCGTAAAGAATGCCTCCTTTGGCAATAATCCCTACCGGACTATTCTTCTCAGAAATGACTTCAGTTCCGAAAGAAAACACCTGATCTTTGTTATTATAGACTCTTAACAAATAACGATTCACTTTTTGGTAATCATAATTTTTTACAATAATAGCGTTTCCTGAAGGTGTCACTTTGTAAGCCG
This window of the Vibrio azureus genome carries:
- the sctU gene encoding type III secretion system export apparatus subunit SctU yields the protein MSGEKTEQPTPKKLRDARKKGQVAKSQEVISTALIMGLILVLFACADYYVTHISALLLLPSELAYQNFQDALVDVAMAMAKEIGYLLAPILIVAFLVAIIANVSQFGLLFSAESLKPDIKKINPAEGAKKIFSMKSIVDFIKSILKVFLLSCIIWTTLQGNISTLLNIPHCGLSCVPLVSGLLIKQLIIMSSVGFVIIAVADFAYQKYDHTKKLKMSKDEVKREYKEMEGNPEIKSKRRQLHQELQSSNQRENVKRSSVLVTNPTHIAVGLYYKRGETPLPMITLMETDAVAKRMIAIAREEGIPVMQKIPLARALFADGQIDQYIPGELIEATAEILRWVESLEQETTL
- a CDS encoding lysozyme inhibitor LprI family protein, whose product is MNTFRYIFKVSYIHLASFGLLIFPLLSFANEGENTIDCREPSTTLEINQCAEQDLAFAQVQLNQYLKVTYDLNVNEPELVSAIQEAQTAWQDYMLAHCGAVYKQWQGGTIRGVMALSCKTKLTQQRTHDIWTSFLTYMDNSAPVLPEPALDKTN
- a CDS encoding TVP38/TMEM64 family protein; amino-acid sequence: MTKKAMLLGVLIILFIAVYLQFGHLLTLEQVKQFHQDVQSDIQANFTLYSGFYFLFYILLTALSIPGAAVVTLLGAALFGFWWSVVLVSFASSIGATLAFLSSRYLLKEWVESKFDDKLHVINEGVAKDGAFYLLTLRLIPVFPFFLINLLMGLTSITVARFYLFSQLGMLPGTMVYLNAGTQLSEITSLSGLISPSILISLALLGLFPLIIKFIMGQVQKSRA
- a CDS encoding glutaredoxin domain-containing protein, which encodes MKPIKITLYRWAGSWGPFNVNIPCGECTLTKDILEDTFRTELAGIPIELEVKDWLSCWWEPLKLGAWHAPIVVVENKVISQGEALNRGVLVQSVIHQVVQREEIKGNVVFGKETCPYCVKAKALLEASGVEYTYYDVVKESAALYRMIPSAKAIIGEKTPVTVPQIWLDGQYVGGYDNLSQRIDSNKQKEVSND
- a CDS encoding transporter substrate-binding domain-containing protein — encoded protein: MLNKKILFALSFLSTSITANTAENIQINTLKNSTLTVCTTGDYPPLTSYNIDTRQYEGFAPVVVKNFAKHMNLKLEFQKTTWQQLSSDLMAKKCDMAIGGITYTEGRNDLFYLTEPIIKSQKAVLFTKENAHLFKRFSDIDKRENVIIENKGGTNEIYVNKIIKNADIKIIESNIAVFDCFEKYQEKPYAMITDSVEVEYRSNSSDSVFSNEGLNMELNHNPERYKVYMANQTTKGKAIILAMNDFIRTHRKEVDHWFQESLSGTYHEDEAVCPF
- a CDS encoding OmpA family protein codes for the protein MKTSKFNRTYYLLPILLGSTFASSVFSAENNQSSIWIAGSVGMGTKDSLGLMDRNSSPSIKVSSGVDLGKNIGFFGSYDHIADITDNGRLNILSFGMRGQYPLIEGLSIYGKTGMSYMNIQREKQNVSGLIGVGLEYSLTNSISTHVGYDYYQDLANANTSVDINQWYWGLTYHFGKGSSIVVKSNQQISGVQVVDHNSTLSRSQYLVSFDTGESTLDSFDRYVLADLLAFMKQDPEMKAKIIGRTDKQGGYNINEIIANKRTNVVYEYLIDNGISPSRLEKDSVSNKRPLDLESEESPKSKLERSVQILLNY
- a CDS encoding fimbrial protein yields the protein MNKYIILLFSIIVPFNLLAKIVTTTVIVKGRVVVPSCDINGSSTHFEEKVTLGDYTGEQVIRSQTDKVEVPISVECLSGTPRSVTFKFAPSNGYSIKDNTLLSTNLNGLAIDLKWKKDGQYVLSGANDRTFYFGNGVTELDASLIAQLKTLRNYDLNTIQYGNFTSSLAVDVSYN
- a CDS encoding fimbrial chaperone, translating into MKKLIKLILFYICVFSPISMAAFVLNGTRVIFNDGNEDGTVTFVIKNKASDTYGGQVWIDNIDEKDNDVYFLPMPSFLKVDGGESQVVRIKKITDKLPKDRESIFWLNVQEIPPVNKNKKNALVIAVNTRIKLIYRPESLIDSRENAEEEITLTREKGALVLNNPTPYYFSIIGTIVGDKKIKLGESSKKKMSMLAPNSKVVLDEINASNFSKLVLEAINDYGAINKYEVKINESL